In a genomic window of Punica granatum isolate Tunisia-2019 chromosome 6, ASM765513v2, whole genome shotgun sequence:
- the LOC116211535 gene encoding ABC transporter B family member 26, chloroplastic isoform X2: MQVKIFGLRGCCFGIANMILVKRMRETLYSSLLSQDISFFDGETVGDLTSRLGADCQQVSRVIGNDLNLILRNLLQGTGSLIYLLILSLPLGLCTLAVCLTLAAVMLTYGQYQKKSAKLIQEFTASANQVAQETFSLVRTIRVYGTENQEIQRYKNWLDKLANISLRQSAAYGFWNFSFNTLYHSMQVIAVLVGGISILSGRITTEQLTKFILYSEWLIFSTWWVGDNLSSLMQSVGASEKVFQLMDLRASDQFTSKGSKLQRLLGRIEFVDVSFHYPSREMVPVLQHVNLSINPGEVVAIVGLSGSGKSTLVSLLLRLYEPTYGQVLIDGIPIKELDIKWLRERTGFVGQEPRLFRMDISSNIKYGCPRDVKQEDVEQAAKLAYAHDFICALPNAYQTIVDDDLLSGGQKQRIAIARAILRDPSILVLDEATSALDAESEHNVKGVLRAVRSDLMMRRTVIVIAHRLSTIQAADRIVVMDGGRIAEMGTHKELLLKDGLYARLTRRQADAVA; the protein is encoded by the exons ATGCAGGTTAAAATCTT CGGACTGCGTGGATGCTGTTTTGGCATAGCAAACATGATCCTT GTTAAAAGAATGAGGGAGACCTTGtactcttctcttctttctcag GATATATCTTTCTTCGATGGTGAAACAGTTGGTGATTTGACAAGCAGACTGGGTGCCGACTGTCAGCAAGTATCACGTGTCATTGGGAACGATCTTAATCTGATACTACGCAACTTGCTGCAG GGGACAGGCTCGTTGATCTACTTGCTGATCCTGTCTTTGCCCCTGGGCCTATGCACGCTTGCTGTATGTTTGACTCTAGCAGCAGTAATGCTGACCTATGGCCA GTACCAGAAGAAGTCAGCAAAGCTAATTCAAGAGTTCACTGCATCTGCCAATCAA GTTGCACAAGAGACCTTCTCTCTTGTGAGAACTATTCGCGTTTATGGAacagaaaatcaagaaattcagAG GTACAAGAACTGGCTGGATAAATTAGCGAATATAAGCTTGCGCCAGAGTGCTGCTTATGGATTTTGGAACTTTAGCTTCAACACTCTTTATCACTCAATGCAG GTTATTGCTGTGCTGGTAGGAGGGATATCTATTCTGAGTGGTCGTATAACAACAGAGCAACTCACCAAGTTCATATTGTACAGTGAGTGGCTAATTTTTTCAACATGGTGGGTAGGGGACAACCTCTCGTCCCTGATGCAATCTGTTGGGGCAAGTGAAAAAGTCTTCCAACTGATGGATCTCCGAGCTAGTGATCAATTCACCTCTAAAG GTTCCAAGCTTCAAAGGCTTTTGGGACGCATCGAGTTTGTGGACGTTTCCTTCCACTATCCTTCTAGGGAAATG GTGCCAGTGTTGCAGCATGTAAACCTTTCCATAAATCCCGGTGAAGTTGTTGCCATT GTTGGTCTTAGTGGTAGTGGAAAGAGCACACTCGTGAGTCTCTTGCTTCGCCTTTATGAGCCCACATACGGTCAG GTCCTAATTGATGGCATTCCGATCAAAGAATTGGACATCAAGTGGTTGAGGGAAAGAACTGGATTTGTGGGACAG GAGCCACGCCTATTTCGAATGGACATTAgttcaaatataaaatatgggTGTCCCCGAGATGTTAAGCAGGAGGATGTGGAGCAGGCAGCCAAACTTGCCTATGCTCACGACTTCATTTGTGCCCTCCCGAATGCATACCAAACTATTGTGGACGATGATTTGCTCAGTGGAGGGCAGAAGCAAAGGATTGCCATTGCTCGGGCTATTCTAAGAGATCCATCAATCTTAGTTCTCGATGAGGCGACAAGCGCGCTTGATGCGGAGAGTGAGCACAATGTTAAG GGTGTTCTCCGAGCTGTGAGAAGTGACTTGATGATGAGGAGAACTGTTATAGTTATTGCGCACAG GCTTTCTACGATACAAGCTGCTGACCGCATTGTGGTGATGGATGGTGGCCGAATAGCTGAG ATGGGAACTCACAAAGAGCTTCTACTCAAGGATGGCCTGTACGCTCGACTGACAAGAAGACAGGCTGATGCTGTGGCTTGA
- the LOC116210064 gene encoding uncharacterized protein LOC116210064: MDAAAAVDDERSVEDALSYAILLSERVRSAAEHAESFKSDCSELRKQVDRLSPTLRSLVRFASSSSLYDRPVRRILSDICDVLDRALALARRCRRQNFLRRVVTITSAADFRKVQNLLDASVGDMKWLLSIFRADGDGGIELSLPPIASNDPILSWVWSFIASIHYGESSDRVEAANELASLAKDNDRNKQMIVEEGGIPPLLKLLKEGSDPEGQIAAATALISISNDQDRVWAIVKELGVPIIVQVLGESPMRVQILVANLVAKMAEHNPLAQEDFACENAIRPLVTLLAFDMIIGDDRRAQENGKASIHSILEMNRRRGESSKLGNPHNSLRHLNSYSYPTWDGSSRAGSHRREWENETYEVKLKLKTNCARALWMLSAGSISNSRRITETKGLLCLAKLIERERGELQYNCLMAVMEITSAAESSVDLRQAAFKTNSPAAKAVVEQLLRVIKEAEDKLLQIPAIRSIGSLARTFPARETRVIVPLVDRLGHWDPDVATEAAIALGKFACPANFLCTEHSRTIIELDAVPGLMRLLRSSERAQFHGLGLLCYLALHSGHNERLDQARVLTALEGADRSVAAQHPELKELIVKAMYHLKMYHSVGHSQRLSYPP, translated from the coding sequence ATGGACGCCGCCGCGGCTGTTGACGATGAGAGGAGCGTGGAGGACGCCCTGTCCTATGCGATCCTCCTCTCCGAGCGCGTCCGGTCGGCGGCCGAGCACGCCGAGTCCTTCAAGTCCGACTGCTCCGAGCTCCGCAAGCAGGTCGACCGCCTCTCCCCGACACTCCGCTCCCTCGTCCGTTtcgcctcctcttcctccctctACGACCGTCCCGTCCGGCGGATCCTCTCCGACATATGCGACGTCCTCGACCGGGCCCTGGCCCTGGCCCGCCGCTGCAGGCGGCAGAACTTCCTCCGCCGGGTCGTCACCATCACCAGCGCCGCCGATTTCAGGAAGGTCCAGAACCTTCTGGACGCCTCCGTGGGGGACATGAAGTGGCTGCTGAGCATCTTCCGGGCTGACGGGGACGGCGGGATTGAGCTCTCCCTGCCCCCGATCGCGAGCAACGACCCGATCCTCTCCTGGGTTTGGTCCTTCATCGCCTCGATTCACTACGGCGAGTCCAGCGACCGTGTCGAGGCGGCCAACGAGTTGGCCTCGCTGGCAAAGGACAATGATCGGAACAAGCAGATGATTGTAGAAGAAGGCGGGATTCCCCCGCTGCTGAAGCTCTTGAAAGAAGGCTCCGACCCGGAGGGGCAAATCGCAGCTGCTACAGCCCTCATCAGCATATCGAACGACCAGGATAGAGTCTGGGCGATCGTGAAGGAGCTTGGGGTCCCGATCATCGTCCAGGTGCTCGGTGAATCCCCGATGAGGGTTCAGATTCTGGTGGCTAATCTGGTGGCGAAAATGGCCGAGCACAACCCACTGGCACAGGAGGATTTCGCGTGTGAGAATGCTATTCGGCCGCTTGTCACATTGCTCGCATTCGACATGATCATAGGTGATGATAGGAGGGCTCAGGAGAATGGCAAGGCGAGCATCCACTCCATTCTTGAGATGAACAGGAGAAGGGGCGAAAGCTCGAAATTGGGTAATCCTCATAACAGTCTTCGTCATCTGAATTCGTACTCGTATCCGACATGGGATGGCAGTTCTAGAGCAGGGAGCCATAGGAGGGAGTGGGAGAATGAGACTTACGAGGTCAAGCTGAAGCTTAAGACGAACTGCGCGAGGGCTCTGTGGATGTTATCGGCGGGGAGTATATCCAACAGTCGTAGGATTACTGAGACAAAGGGACTGCTCTGTTTGGCAAAGTTGATCGAGAGAGAACGAGGCGAGTTGCAGTACAACTGCCTAATGGCAGTGATGGAGATCACCTCTGCAGCCGAGTCGAGTGTTGATCTCAGGCAGGCGGCTTTTAAGACCAACTCCCCTGCCGCAAAAGCCGTGGTTGAGCAGCTCCTGAGGGTGATTAAGGAAGCAGAGGACAAATTATTGCAGATTCCTGCAATCAGATCAATCGGGTCGCTGGCGAGGACATTCCCTGCAAGGGAGACCCGCGTGATAGTGCCACTCGTGGATCGCCTCGGTCATTGGGATCCTGATGTGGCGACCGAGGCTGCAATCGCTCTCGGGAAGTTTGCTTGCCCTGCCAATTTCCTTTGCACGGAGCATTCAAGGACGATCATCGAGCTCGATGCAGTCCCAGGACTGATGAGGCTTCTGAGGAGTAGTGAGAGGGCACAGTTTCACGGGCTGGGCCTGCTCTGCTACCTCGCTCTGCATTCTGGGCACAACGAGAGGCTGGACCAGGCCAGGGTCCTCACGGCTCTGGAGGGGGCGGACCGGTCCGTGGCGGCACAGCATCCCGAGCTGAAGGAGCTGATCGTGAAGGCTATGTACCACCTCAAGATGTATCATTCTGTCGGGCATTCTCAGAGGCTGTCTTATCCTCCTTAG
- the LOC116210066 gene encoding 60S ribosomal protein L27a-3, whose amino-acid sequence MTTRFKKNRKKRGHVSAGHGRIGKHRKHPGGRGNAGGMHHHRILFDKYHPGYFGKVGMRYFHKLRNKFYCPIVNLDKLWSLVPQEVKDKATKDAAPVVDVTQFGYFKVLGKGVLPEQQPIVVKAKLISKIAEKKIKEAGGAVILTA is encoded by the coding sequence ATGACGACCAGATTCAAGAAGAACCGGAAGAAGAGGGGCCACGTGAGTGCCGGGCATGGCCGCATTGGGAAGCACCGGAAGCACCCGGGAGGGCGGGGTAACGCCGGAGGGATGCACCACCACCGGATCCTCTTCGACAAGTACCACCCTGGGTATTTCGGCAAGGTCGGGATGCGGTACTTCCACAAGCTACGGAACAAGTTCTACTGCCCCATCGTCAACCTCGACAAGCTCTGGTCCCTCGTCCCCCAGGAGGTCAAGGACAAGGCCACCAAGGACGCCGCCCCCGTCGTCGACGTCACCCAGTTCGGCTACTTCAAGGTCCTCGGCAAGGGGGTGTTGCCGGAGCAGCAGCCCATCGTCGTGAAGGCCAAGCTCATCTCCAAGATtgcggagaagaagatcaagGAGGCTGGCGGAGCCGTCATCCTCACCGCTTAA
- the LOC116211535 gene encoding ABC transporter B family member 26, chloroplastic isoform X1, with the protein MALLHLCDPPRRLLLTPFHHPIPLLSKPATATPRRRDFPSGTIIPSSSHRLYTRRRLLRPCRCALPVNGAIVQDVSEPLEKRFVGDKEDAQLLEKLRRLLHLARSLLPGGSWWDLSEEEVDVRLLAKPVTVWRALTRMWELVAQDRWVIFAAFSALILAALSEISIPHYLTASIFSAQSANIAVFHRNVRLLILFCVIAGICSGLRGCCFGIANMILVKRMRETLYSSLLSQDISFFDGETVGDLTSRLGADCQQVSRVIGNDLNLILRNLLQGTGSLIYLLILSLPLGLCTLAVCLTLAAVMLTYGQYQKKSAKLIQEFTASANQVAQETFSLVRTIRVYGTENQEIQRYKNWLDKLANISLRQSAAYGFWNFSFNTLYHSMQVIAVLVGGISILSGRITTEQLTKFILYSEWLIFSTWWVGDNLSSLMQSVGASEKVFQLMDLRASDQFTSKGSKLQRLLGRIEFVDVSFHYPSREMVPVLQHVNLSINPGEVVAIVGLSGSGKSTLVSLLLRLYEPTYGQVLIDGIPIKELDIKWLRERTGFVGQEPRLFRMDISSNIKYGCPRDVKQEDVEQAAKLAYAHDFICALPNAYQTIVDDDLLSGGQKQRIAIARAILRDPSILVLDEATSALDAESEHNVKGVLRAVRSDLMMRRTVIVIAHRLSTIQAADRIVVMDGGRIAEMGTHKELLLKDGLYARLTRRQADAVA; encoded by the exons ATGGCTCTGCTCCACCTCTGCGACCCACCTCGCCGTCTCCTCCTCACCCCTTTCCACCACCCCATCCCCCTCCTCTCCAAGCCTGCCACCGCCACCCCTCGCCGCCGGGACTTCCCCTCCGGCACCATCATCCCCTCTTCTTCTCATCGCCTGTACACTCGGCGTCGGTTGCTCCGACCCTGTCGCTGCGCCTTGCCCGTCAACGGAGCCATCGTGCAGGACGTCTCGGAGCCTCTCGAGAAACGTTTCGTAGGAGATAAGGAGGATGCCCAGCTCCTCGAGAAGCTCCGAAGACTGCTGCATCTTGCCAGGTCTCTGCTTCCCGGCGGCAGCTGGTGGGATTTGTCGGAGGAGGAGGTCGACGTCAGACTCCTCGCGAAGCCCGTCACCGTGTGGCGGGCGCTGACGCGGATGTGGGAGCTGGTCGCGCAGGACAGATGGGTCATCTTCGCCGCCTTCTCCGCTCTCATCCTCGCAGCG CTCTCGGAGATTTCGATACCCCATTACTTGACAGCATCGATATTCTCTGCACAGAGTGCTAACATTGCCGTTTTCCACCGGAACGTGCGCCTCTTGATTCTCTTCTGTGTTATCGCGGGCATATGCAG CGGACTGCGTGGATGCTGTTTTGGCATAGCAAACATGATCCTT GTTAAAAGAATGAGGGAGACCTTGtactcttctcttctttctcag GATATATCTTTCTTCGATGGTGAAACAGTTGGTGATTTGACAAGCAGACTGGGTGCCGACTGTCAGCAAGTATCACGTGTCATTGGGAACGATCTTAATCTGATACTACGCAACTTGCTGCAG GGGACAGGCTCGTTGATCTACTTGCTGATCCTGTCTTTGCCCCTGGGCCTATGCACGCTTGCTGTATGTTTGACTCTAGCAGCAGTAATGCTGACCTATGGCCA GTACCAGAAGAAGTCAGCAAAGCTAATTCAAGAGTTCACTGCATCTGCCAATCAA GTTGCACAAGAGACCTTCTCTCTTGTGAGAACTATTCGCGTTTATGGAacagaaaatcaagaaattcagAG GTACAAGAACTGGCTGGATAAATTAGCGAATATAAGCTTGCGCCAGAGTGCTGCTTATGGATTTTGGAACTTTAGCTTCAACACTCTTTATCACTCAATGCAG GTTATTGCTGTGCTGGTAGGAGGGATATCTATTCTGAGTGGTCGTATAACAACAGAGCAACTCACCAAGTTCATATTGTACAGTGAGTGGCTAATTTTTTCAACATGGTGGGTAGGGGACAACCTCTCGTCCCTGATGCAATCTGTTGGGGCAAGTGAAAAAGTCTTCCAACTGATGGATCTCCGAGCTAGTGATCAATTCACCTCTAAAG GTTCCAAGCTTCAAAGGCTTTTGGGACGCATCGAGTTTGTGGACGTTTCCTTCCACTATCCTTCTAGGGAAATG GTGCCAGTGTTGCAGCATGTAAACCTTTCCATAAATCCCGGTGAAGTTGTTGCCATT GTTGGTCTTAGTGGTAGTGGAAAGAGCACACTCGTGAGTCTCTTGCTTCGCCTTTATGAGCCCACATACGGTCAG GTCCTAATTGATGGCATTCCGATCAAAGAATTGGACATCAAGTGGTTGAGGGAAAGAACTGGATTTGTGGGACAG GAGCCACGCCTATTTCGAATGGACATTAgttcaaatataaaatatgggTGTCCCCGAGATGTTAAGCAGGAGGATGTGGAGCAGGCAGCCAAACTTGCCTATGCTCACGACTTCATTTGTGCCCTCCCGAATGCATACCAAACTATTGTGGACGATGATTTGCTCAGTGGAGGGCAGAAGCAAAGGATTGCCATTGCTCGGGCTATTCTAAGAGATCCATCAATCTTAGTTCTCGATGAGGCGACAAGCGCGCTTGATGCGGAGAGTGAGCACAATGTTAAG GGTGTTCTCCGAGCTGTGAGAAGTGACTTGATGATGAGGAGAACTGTTATAGTTATTGCGCACAG GCTTTCTACGATACAAGCTGCTGACCGCATTGTGGTGATGGATGGTGGCCGAATAGCTGAG ATGGGAACTCACAAAGAGCTTCTACTCAAGGATGGCCTGTACGCTCGACTGACAAGAAGACAGGCTGATGCTGTGGCTTGA